In the genome of Kitasatospora cathayae, one region contains:
- a CDS encoding SDR family NAD(P)-dependent oxidoreductase: MTPSLNGSTALVTGATSGIGRAIAQVLAERGAHVVVSGRDAARGEQAVREIRAAGGKADFVQADLGSVAAARRLAREARQLTGGIDILVNNAGIYPFAGTVDTTEEVFDQVFDVNVKAPFFLTAELVPAMVDKGGGAIVNVSSLAADKAVVGATAYGSSKSGVNQLTRIWAAEYGPAGVRVNAVLPGVTETEGVQAALPDEDRSELVAMTPAGRVGLPSEVAEAVAYLVSDAASYVNGALLTVDGGASVR; the protein is encoded by the coding sequence ATGACTCCGTCGTTGAATGGCTCGACCGCCCTGGTCACCGGCGCGACCAGTGGCATCGGCCGGGCGATCGCGCAGGTTCTGGCTGAGCGGGGCGCGCACGTGGTCGTCTCCGGCCGCGATGCCGCCCGTGGGGAGCAGGCCGTACGGGAGATCCGTGCGGCAGGCGGGAAGGCCGACTTCGTCCAGGCAGACCTGGGCAGTGTGGCCGCCGCCCGCCGACTGGCCCGCGAGGCGAGGCAGCTGACCGGCGGCATCGACATCCTGGTCAACAACGCGGGCATCTATCCGTTCGCCGGCACCGTCGACACCACCGAGGAGGTCTTCGACCAGGTCTTCGACGTCAACGTCAAGGCGCCCTTCTTCCTGACCGCCGAGCTGGTTCCCGCCATGGTCGACAAGGGTGGCGGCGCGATCGTCAACGTGAGCTCCCTCGCGGCCGACAAGGCCGTGGTCGGGGCCACCGCCTACGGTTCGAGCAAGTCCGGGGTCAACCAGCTCACCCGGATCTGGGCGGCCGAGTACGGCCCGGCCGGCGTACGGGTCAACGCCGTCCTCCCGGGCGTGACCGAGACCGAAGGCGTGCAGGCCGCGCTCCCCGACGAGGATCGCAGCGAGCTCGTCGCCATGACCCCCGCCGGCCGGGTCGGCCTGCCCAGCGAGGTCGCCGAGGCCGTGGCCTACCTGGTGTCCGACGCGGCCTCCTACGTCAACGGCGCCCTGCTCACCGTGGACGGCGGAGCGTCCGTGCGCTGA
- a CDS encoding DUF6529 family protein gives MNTLSPPALALRLALAATLAASGYIHAQLYIDGYRLVHVIGPLFLLQASTAFAAAALLLLAAPLLLRIAAAVIAVCTLAGFAASRTTGLFGFSENGLRPTPQALLSLIAEALTLLILVAWQPALAAAAEPVEGLVPSTGHRRLHDVLWLLLPVAVVAGLFWYGRVHTPDYETSLFGNRGTDAQLLKAQLGSALLGLALIQLLLGLWIYGRLPALRAAPHPVHTTHRLIGLTAFLLSLPIARHCITAYGVQFTDSRVALHSLTGCFLYGAFVAKVIVVRHRRWPGWALPLAGGTLVTAIALIWYVAPFWYLNGFQAPGL, from the coding sequence ATGAACACCCTGAGCCCGCCCGCCCTCGCACTGCGCCTGGCGCTCGCCGCCACGCTCGCGGCGAGCGGATACATCCACGCCCAGCTCTACATCGACGGATACCGCCTCGTCCACGTCATCGGCCCGCTGTTCCTGCTACAGGCCAGCACCGCCTTCGCAGCGGCCGCACTCCTCCTGCTGGCGGCGCCCCTGCTCCTGCGGATCGCCGCCGCCGTGATCGCCGTCTGCACGCTCGCCGGGTTCGCCGCATCCCGAACCACCGGGCTGTTCGGCTTCTCCGAGAACGGCCTGCGCCCCACCCCACAAGCCCTGCTCAGCCTCATCGCCGAGGCGCTCACCCTGCTGATCCTCGTGGCCTGGCAGCCCGCGCTAGCGGCGGCGGCCGAGCCCGTGGAGGGCCTCGTTCCCTCCACCGGCCATCGACGGCTCCATGACGTCCTGTGGCTTCTCCTGCCCGTAGCGGTGGTGGCCGGCCTCTTCTGGTACGGCCGGGTACACACCCCCGACTACGAGACCAGCCTCTTCGGGAATCGCGGCACTGACGCACAGCTGCTGAAAGCCCAACTGGGATCAGCACTCCTGGGCCTGGCGCTGATTCAACTGCTCCTCGGCCTGTGGATCTACGGCCGCCTGCCCGCACTGCGAGCCGCACCGCACCCGGTCCACACCACGCACCGTCTGATCGGCCTGACCGCCTTCCTCCTCTCCCTGCCCATCGCCCGGCACTGCATCACCGCCTACGGCGTCCAGTTCACCGACAGCCGTGTGGCGCTGCACTCGCTCACCGGCTGCTTCCTCTACGGCGCCTTCGTCGCCAAGGTCATCGTGGTCCGGCACCGCCGCTGGCCCGGCTGGGCACTCCCCCTCGCCGGCGGTACCCTCGTCACCGCGATCGCCCTGATCTGGTACGTCGCCCCCTTCTGGTACCTGAACGGCTTCCAGGCACCCGGCCTTTGA
- a CDS encoding metallophosphoesterase family protein codes for MTEDTPDGGGGEHGMTRRQLIRHSAWFGGAIVLTVTAGEVISHIPGSANAAPASSADLRFVQVSDSHIGFQGPANMDVTGTFAAAINQVNSLGFRPDFVMHSGDLTHLSTPAQFDQVKQMLSQLDTDRVFAVPGEHDSIGDNGPRAYRQAFGQNTLGDGWYSFDTHGVHFIALVNTLHLEQLGHLGNDQIDFVRKDIAGLSSDTPIVIFSHIPLFAMYPTWGWGTDDAVQLLSMFRRFSSVTCLNGHVHQLFSKTEGNITFHSARPTCYPFPKPGEGPAPLPVVLPAGRLKDAIGVRTVNYWQGNHALAVKDEKLA; via the coding sequence ATGACCGAGGACACTCCCGACGGCGGCGGCGGTGAGCACGGCATGACCCGCCGCCAGCTCATCCGGCACTCCGCCTGGTTCGGTGGCGCCATCGTCCTGACGGTCACCGCGGGAGAGGTGATCAGTCACATCCCCGGATCGGCGAACGCGGCCCCGGCAAGCAGTGCGGACCTGCGGTTCGTGCAGGTCTCCGACAGCCACATCGGCTTCCAGGGCCCGGCCAACATGGACGTCACCGGGACGTTCGCCGCAGCGATCAACCAGGTCAACTCCCTCGGGTTCCGACCCGACTTCGTCATGCACAGCGGCGACCTGACGCACCTCTCCACCCCCGCCCAGTTCGATCAGGTCAAGCAGATGCTGTCGCAACTGGACACCGACCGGGTCTTCGCCGTACCGGGCGAGCACGACTCGATCGGAGACAACGGACCACGCGCCTACCGACAGGCCTTCGGACAGAACACCCTGGGCGACGGCTGGTACAGCTTCGACACCCACGGTGTGCACTTCATCGCACTGGTCAACACGCTGCACCTGGAGCAACTCGGCCACCTGGGCAACGACCAGATCGACTTCGTGCGCAAGGACATCGCCGGCCTGTCCTCGGACACCCCCATCGTCATCTTCAGTCACATCCCGTTGTTCGCGATGTATCCGACGTGGGGCTGGGGCACCGACGACGCGGTGCAGCTGCTGTCGATGTTCCGCCGCTTCTCCTCGGTCACGTGCCTCAACGGGCACGTCCACCAGCTGTTCAGCAAGACCGAGGGCAACATCACCTTCCACTCGGCCCGCCCCACCTGCTACCCGTTCCCCAAACCCGGCGAGGGCCCCGCCCCACTTCCGGTGGTACTGCCCGCCGGACGCCTCAAGGACGCGATCGGCGTCCGCACCGTCAACTACTGGCAGGGCAACCACGCACTGGCCGTCAAGGACGAAAAGCTCGCATGA
- a CDS encoding cupredoxin domain-containing protein codes for MTIKNFAFSPPTLTVKAGTKVTWTNTDPDAHTVTSKQGSGGPLQSAALATNETYSYTFTQPGTYPYYCTIHPFMTATVEVTP; via the coding sequence GTGACGATCAAGAACTTCGCGTTCTCCCCGCCCACTCTGACGGTCAAGGCGGGTACGAAGGTGACCTGGACCAACACCGACCCCGACGCCCACACCGTCACCAGCAAGCAAGGATCGGGCGGGCCACTGCAGTCGGCAGCCCTGGCCACCAACGAAACCTACAGCTACACGTTCACCCAACCCGGCACCTACCCCTACTACTGCACCATCCACCCGTTCATGACCGCCACCGTGGAGGTGACGCCATGA
- a CDS encoding RNA-guided endonuclease InsQ/TnpB family protein, which produces MKTVVQVKLEPSACQADALAATLRACNRAANRASVVAFESGEHRRNGLHHRVYRDLRESSDLSAQPVVLTIKKVCDAYATLKANIRAGNLGPKGSKRRNKAESKPISFREDAAQAFDDRCLSWNTDGRTVSIWTTAGRLKAIGFVCSEGAAKMIADHRQGESDLVFRDGSWYLFATCDIPAPPVTQPTDWLGVDLGIVNIATTSDGQVMSGRRLERYRKRMRALTAKLQAKKTKNAKRRLKAVKRRERRFATDTNHCISKTLVQTAERTSRGIALEDLTGIRERVKAKHDQRYRLHSWAFAQLGAFVQYKADRAGVAVVHVDHRNTSRQCSACCTHKANRVDQATFACRACGMTMHADDGGTSRPKAGGGSRNIRHRAADAWQRGAANRPSAA; this is translated from the coding sequence GTGAAGACCGTTGTGCAGGTGAAGCTGGAGCCGTCGGCCTGTCAGGCCGACGCGCTTGCGGCGACTCTGCGTGCGTGCAACCGGGCTGCGAACCGCGCCTCCGTGGTGGCGTTCGAGTCCGGTGAGCATCGGCGTAACGGTCTGCATCACCGGGTGTACCGGGATCTTCGGGAGTCATCGGATCTGTCGGCTCAGCCGGTCGTTCTGACGATCAAGAAGGTCTGCGACGCCTATGCGACGTTGAAGGCCAACATCCGTGCCGGGAATCTCGGCCCGAAGGGCTCGAAGCGCCGCAACAAGGCCGAGTCGAAGCCGATCAGCTTCCGTGAGGACGCGGCGCAGGCGTTCGATGACCGGTGCTTGAGCTGGAACACCGATGGCCGCACCGTGTCGATCTGGACGACCGCCGGTCGGTTGAAGGCCATTGGGTTCGTGTGCTCGGAGGGTGCGGCGAAGATGATCGCCGACCACCGGCAGGGCGAATCCGACCTGGTGTTCCGTGACGGCTCGTGGTACCTGTTCGCGACCTGCGACATCCCCGCGCCGCCCGTGACACAGCCAACCGATTGGCTCGGGGTGGATCTCGGGATCGTCAACATCGCCACCACCAGCGACGGGCAGGTCATGTCCGGGCGCAGGCTGGAGCGGTACCGCAAGCGGATGCGCGCCCTGACGGCGAAGTTGCAGGCGAAGAAGACCAAGAACGCCAAGCGCCGGTTGAAGGCCGTCAAGCGGCGTGAGCGACGTTTCGCGACCGACACCAACCACTGCATCTCCAAGACTCTCGTACAGACCGCTGAACGCACCTCGCGCGGGATCGCCCTGGAAGACCTGACGGGCATCCGCGAGAGGGTCAAGGCCAAGCACGACCAGCGGTACCGACTCCACTCGTGGGCTTTCGCGCAGCTGGGTGCGTTCGTCCAGTACAAGGCCGACCGCGCCGGGGTGGCGGTGGTCCACGTGGACCACCGCAACACCTCCCGGCAGTGCTCCGCCTGCTGCACCCACAAGGCCAATCGAGTGGATCAAGCGACGTTCGCGTGCCGCGCCTGCGGCATGACCATGCACGCGGATGATGGGGGCACCTCCCGGCCGAAGGCTGGGGGAGGCTCCCGCAACATCCGCCACCGCGCGGCTGATGCGTGGCAGCGGGGCGCAGCCAACCGCCCCAGCGCGGCGTAG
- the bioD gene encoding dethiobiotin synthase produces MNARILFVTGTNTDVGKTVATAAVASAALRAGRKVAVLKPGQTGVGPGEPGDADEVARLAGELTIRELVRYPEPLAPDTAARRAGLPYLAPAEVATAVAELAATHDLVLVEGAGGLLVRYDDQGRTLADQARAVLDAGLPAEVLLIASAGLGTLNIVALTAEALTARELPLAGVLVGSWPSAPGLAERCNLADLPRSAGAPLLGALPERAGAADDFAALALSSLAPELGGNWDAEHFAHVHRPEQGPLRSKV; encoded by the coding sequence ATGAACGCGCGCATCCTGTTCGTGACGGGCACCAACACCGACGTCGGCAAGACCGTCGCCACGGCGGCCGTCGCCTCGGCGGCACTGCGGGCCGGGCGGAAGGTCGCCGTCCTCAAGCCCGGGCAGACCGGCGTCGGACCGGGCGAACCCGGCGACGCGGACGAAGTCGCGCGCCTGGCCGGTGAACTGACGATCCGTGAGCTCGTACGCTACCCGGAGCCGCTGGCACCCGACACCGCCGCCCGGCGGGCCGGGCTGCCGTACCTCGCCCCCGCCGAGGTGGCGACGGCGGTCGCCGAACTGGCCGCCACCCACGACCTGGTGCTGGTCGAGGGCGCGGGCGGCCTGCTGGTCCGCTACGACGACCAGGGCCGTACGCTGGCCGACCAGGCCCGGGCCGTCCTCGACGCCGGCCTCCCGGCCGAGGTGCTGCTGATCGCCTCCGCCGGGCTCGGCACCCTCAACATCGTCGCGCTCACGGCGGAGGCCCTGACGGCCCGCGAACTCCCGCTGGCCGGCGTCCTGGTCGGCTCCTGGCCGAGCGCCCCCGGCCTCGCCGAACGCTGCAACCTCGCCGACCTGCCGCGCTCGGCCGGCGCCCCGCTGCTCGGCGCCCTGCCGGAACGAGCGGGCGCAGCCGACGACTTCGCGGCGCTCGCGCTCTCGTCCCTGGCACCTGAGCTGGGCGGCAACTGGGACGCGGAGCACTTCGCACACGTCCACCGGCCGGAACAGGGTCCGCTTCGCTCGAAGGTGTGA
- a CDS encoding adenosylmethionine--8-amino-7-oxononanoate transaminase codes for MSQLSADTLLALDRAHVWHPYGPMPGTVTPYVVESASGVRLRLAEPVADGRRELVDGMSSWWAAIHGYRHPVLDEAVREQLGRMSHVMFGGLTHEPAVRLAARLVEITPEPLQHVFLADSGSVAVEVAMKMCLQYWQSTGRPEKRRLLTWRGGYHGDTFHPMSVCDPDGGMHHLWGGVLPGQLFAPQPPAGFDAPLDAEYAARFEELMERHADELAAVIVEPVVQGAGGMQFHSPAYLRMLRELCDRYGVLLVFDEIATGFGRSGALFAADHAGLSPDVMCLGKALTGGYLTLAAALCTSEIADGISRGEMPVLAHGPTFMGNPLACAAANASLDLLLGQDWAVEVKRIETGLVEGLTAARDVPGVRDVRVQGAIGVVQLDHPVDVPAATEAAAREGVWLRPFRDLVYTMPPYVSQDEDIARITAAVTAAAVAG; via the coding sequence ATGTCCCAGCTGTCCGCGGACACGCTGCTCGCCCTCGACCGGGCGCACGTCTGGCACCCGTACGGGCCGATGCCCGGCACCGTCACCCCGTACGTGGTCGAATCCGCCTCGGGCGTCAGACTCCGCCTCGCCGAGCCCGTCGCGGACGGGCGGCGCGAGCTGGTCGACGGGATGTCGTCCTGGTGGGCGGCCATCCACGGCTACCGGCACCCGGTGCTGGACGAGGCGGTGCGCGAGCAGCTGGGACGGATGAGTCACGTGATGTTCGGCGGGCTCACCCACGAGCCGGCCGTCCGGCTGGCCGCCCGGCTGGTGGAGATCACCCCGGAGCCGCTGCAGCACGTATTCCTCGCCGACTCCGGCTCGGTGGCGGTCGAGGTCGCCATGAAGATGTGCCTGCAGTACTGGCAGTCGACCGGGCGGCCGGAGAAGCGCCGGCTGCTCACCTGGCGCGGCGGCTACCACGGCGACACCTTCCACCCGATGTCGGTCTGCGACCCGGACGGCGGGATGCACCACCTGTGGGGCGGGGTGCTGCCCGGGCAGCTCTTCGCGCCCCAGCCGCCGGCCGGCTTCGACGCCCCGCTCGACGCCGAATACGCCGCCCGTTTCGAGGAGTTGATGGAGCGTCACGCGGACGAGCTGGCGGCCGTCATCGTCGAACCGGTGGTCCAGGGCGCCGGCGGGATGCAGTTCCACTCCCCCGCCTACCTGCGGATGCTGCGCGAACTCTGCGACCGGTACGGGGTGTTGCTGGTCTTCGACGAGATCGCCACCGGCTTCGGCCGCAGCGGCGCACTGTTCGCCGCCGACCACGCGGGCCTCTCCCCCGACGTGATGTGCCTGGGCAAGGCCCTCACCGGCGGGTACCTGACCCTCGCCGCCGCGCTGTGCACCAGCGAGATCGCCGACGGGATCAGCCGCGGCGAGATGCCGGTCCTCGCCCACGGCCCGACCTTCATGGGCAACCCGCTGGCCTGCGCGGCCGCCAACGCCTCGCTGGACCTGCTGCTCGGGCAGGACTGGGCGGTGGAGGTCAAGCGCATCGAGACCGGGCTGGTCGAGGGGCTCACGGCTGCCCGGGACGTTCCGGGCGTGCGCGACGTACGGGTCCAAGGCGCCATCGGCGTCGTGCAGTTGGACCACCCGGTGGACGTCCCGGCGGCGACCGAGGCGGCGGCCCGCGAGGGCGTCTGGCTGCGGCCGTTCCGGGACCTCGTCTACACCATGCCCCCGTACGTCTCCCAGGACGAGGACATCGCGCGGATCACCGCCGCCGTGACCGCCGCGGCGGTGGCCGGATGA
- the bioB gene encoding biotin synthase BioB, which produces MDLLDTLTSKGLRGEVPTREEALAVLSTTDDELLDVVAAAGKVRRRWFGRRVKLNYLVNLKSGLCPEDCSYCSQRLGSKAEILKYTWLKPEQAADAARAGVAGGAKRVCLVASGRGPTDRDIDRVTDTMAAIKDADPEVEICVCLGLLSDNQAERLKAAGADAYNHNLNTSEGTYGDIATTHTYADRVDTVQKAHGAGLSACSGLIAGMGESDEDLVDVVFALRELGSDSVPVNFLIPFEGTPLAKEWNLTPQRCLRILAMVRFVNPDTEVRIAGGREVHLRSMQPLGLHIANSIFLGDYLTSEGQAGQADLDMIKDAGFEVEGAGEATLPRHRADIASAASGSCGTAASACGSGGGCGPCGGHSHSEPALVEQGADDELRSDLVKVRRRGAGTELAPNA; this is translated from the coding sequence ATGGATCTGCTCGATACCCTCACCAGCAAGGGCCTGCGCGGCGAAGTCCCGACCCGCGAGGAGGCCCTGGCCGTCCTCTCCACCACCGACGACGAGCTGCTCGACGTGGTGGCCGCCGCCGGCAAGGTGCGCCGCCGCTGGTTCGGCCGCCGGGTCAAGCTCAACTACCTGGTGAACCTGAAGAGCGGGCTCTGCCCCGAGGACTGCTCCTACTGCTCCCAGCGGCTGGGGTCCAAGGCCGAGATCCTCAAGTACACCTGGCTCAAGCCGGAGCAGGCCGCCGACGCCGCCCGTGCCGGGGTGGCCGGCGGCGCCAAGCGGGTCTGCCTGGTCGCCAGCGGCCGCGGCCCGACGGACCGTGACATCGACCGGGTCACCGACACCATGGCCGCCATCAAGGACGCCGACCCCGAGGTCGAGATCTGCGTGTGCCTCGGCCTGCTCTCCGACAACCAGGCCGAGCGGCTCAAGGCGGCCGGCGCCGACGCCTACAACCACAACCTCAACACCTCCGAGGGCACCTACGGCGACATCGCCACCACCCACACCTACGCGGACCGGGTGGACACCGTGCAGAAGGCCCACGGCGCCGGGCTGTCCGCCTGCTCCGGCCTGATCGCCGGCATGGGCGAGAGCGACGAGGACCTGGTCGACGTGGTGTTCGCGCTGCGCGAGCTCGGCTCGGACTCCGTCCCGGTCAACTTCCTGATCCCCTTCGAGGGCACCCCGCTCGCCAAGGAGTGGAACCTGACCCCGCAGCGCTGCCTGCGCATCCTGGCGATGGTCCGCTTCGTCAACCCCGACACCGAGGTGCGGATCGCCGGCGGCCGCGAGGTGCACCTGCGCTCGATGCAGCCGCTCGGGCTGCACATCGCCAACTCGATCTTCCTCGGCGACTACCTCACCAGCGAGGGCCAGGCCGGTCAGGCCGACCTCGACATGATCAAGGACGCCGGCTTCGAGGTCGAGGGCGCCGGCGAGGCCACCCTGCCGCGCCACCGCGCGGACATCGCGTCGGCCGCGTCCGGCTCCTGCGGGACGGCGGCCTCGGCCTGCGGCAGCGGCGGCGGCTGCGGCCCGTGCGGCGGACACTCCCACTCGGAGCCCGCGCTGGTCGAGCAGGGTGCGGACGACGAGCTGCGCAGCGACCTGGTCAAGGTCCGCCGCCGCGGCGCCGGCACCGAACTCGCCCCCAACGCCTGA